From the genome of Salmo salar unplaced genomic scaffold, Ssal_v3.1, whole genome shotgun sequence:
gtccatgacactgaagtagtgtgctcctgctagcttgtgtgtgtgatgtcatctagcgtcggtaaagggtaatggggGGCGTTTGATTGCCAtgttcaagtctcttgggtcgagacatactcggagcttgcctgtgcgtggtttctccaccaccactaacgcgtttacccagtcagtcggttctgtaaccttggtgactgtgtcagattgctccatgctctccaacttttcttcagacgggcacggagagcaaggggaatctttctcggtgggtagaacacaggggttgcgtctgggtcaaggtgaatggtacattctcctgggaataatcctattcctgtaaaaacatcagcaaactcctccagtacattttctgtctctactggtgctgtcactgataaaactagcttgatgaggtccatgtctaaacatgctttaagacctagcactgcaggtgttctagtgtcaacaacgtaaaagtccaacatcatgtcactttccttgtatttgcctttgaaagtgcatgtgccttttactgggagctgttcaccaccataaccagtcagtctgcacatggtgggctgtagctcacactcagatgtcaagctgtggtacttattcagaggaataatgtttacttgtgcaccagtgtctagtttgaactttagctttgtgccttgtgttcctatctcaatgtcagcaaaggcttgctctgtctctgatatttgacttttctgtgtcactgaatcaataaacagttcaCCAGCGTttgactctttgattgacatttccTCTGTGTTCTGTTTTTCCACGTtaagctctgcacacttttgcaaagtgattccattGACTATATTTCAAGATATTGTCAAGTGTATTTACAAAGTGAAGTGAAGGGGAGAGGTCTTGTACAATAAGTCAACTTACTGGTTGTGCATGGAAACTGACAGTAAGTGTGAATTATACGGTTGATACATATTTAAAGTAGTTGGGTGGGAACAAATAGCTGATGCAGAACTTTATTAACTTCCTCTTTAAGTCATTAACATTCCATTTACCACATGCCTTTAGCTGGGCAATTTCCTTGTTCGCCATGCACtttgtatccacaatatccacatgttttgGGGCGTTTTCAGTAATGAGGCCCTGTACCCCATTTACAGTTTCTACTTCAATGTATCAGGTGGAGTTATTCACCAGCTATAGAgtgagttgttgtttatgtttctaAGACTGCAGGGTGGGAGATGCAACAATGGACTTGAGAACAGCAGGAAGTGTGTTGGTGGTCTTTCTCTGGTCTGTAGCAGGTATGGTCTCATTCTTATCTTTTAGTTGCTCTGTTTAATAATCTACAGACATTTCTAAAAGGATAAGAATCATAATGTTATTCTGGTGTGTTCTGTTAGGAGTCTCCACTTCACTTTAAATAGTTATCTTTCACATTCACACTCAACTCAGCAAATATGGCAACAAAGTGTGAACAAACCTTACTGTCAGTGTGAACCAATAGGTTTGTGCTTAATGTAATGTGCTTGTGATGTCTAACTGTGTTTTAGTGGTACTCGGGAAATATGGTTGGAGTGTGACTTACACCAAGAAGAGTATCTGTGCcttgaaggggtcaacagtggaTCTGTCCTGCTCTTACACATATCCCAGAGGTCATAGAGTCACAACAACCACATGGAATAAACGGAAGAGTTTAACTTGGACTCAAATCCAAGATAAATATTGTTAGTGTGGACACTATATAAATAATGACATGGTTATTATTGGTATTGACCGTGACCTTTcccttttgatgatgtcatcactaaGAGTGATTTCTGTGCAATGTGATTCTACCACCGGTTGAGTGGGCTATATAGTTCTGCTATATTTGTACCGTTTGTACCTGGCAATACACCTTTAGGTTTGGGTTGAaagtaaaggaaagtaatatCGAAATGCGTGTGGGCATTCCTTGTCAAGTTACTACACTTTTTGGCGACGAGGATAAAACTTTATCAACTTGTACAGGGCGaggtgctagctagctaagaaacaGTGGAGGaagtcagttagctagctagcttaatgaGCGACGGAGAGCAGGTGCCCCTGGACGGAAACACCGACGGGGACAATCAGCAGCAAGTGAAAATCGCTAACGAGGATCAAGGACAAGTTGGCGTTATAATGGCAATGTTTGGGACTATCACTGAGTTTGTGGAAGAGAACGAGGACTGGACGGAATATGTGGAAAGGTTGGGACACTTTTTCTTGGCAAATGGAATCATAGATGAGGCTAAACAGCGCTCTATTctcttgagtgtgtgtggggctaAAACCTACAAGCTAATGAGGAATTTGCCTACACTACGGAGACCGGGAGAAATTCCTTTTGGGGATCTAGTTGCTCTCATTCAGACTCACCACAATCCAAAGCCGTCAGTGATTGTCCAGAGGTTCAAGTTTAACTGCCATTTTCGGAAAACAGGTCAGTCTGTTGCTAACTTTGTTGCTGAATTACGTGAACTCTCTGAACATTGTGAGTTTGGGGCTATGTTAGAGGACATGCTCCATGACAGATTAGTCTGTTGCATTAATGAGGACAGCATACAGCGCCGGTTGCTGGGGGAAGCCACACTGACTTTCAAGAGAGCATTGGAACTATCTCAAGGGATGGAGATGGCCGCTAGTAATGTGAAAAATATTCAAAAGGCCAACAGTGAAAGTTGTGCAGTGCATCAGGTGACAAAAGAGGTGGCAGGAAAAAGGGGAAAAGCAGTGGAATGTTTCAGATGTGGAGGGACACATTATGGTAACAACTGTAAGTTCATGGAGACTGTCTGTCACAATTGCAACAAAAAGGGCCATTTAGAAAAAAATGCAGGGGTCCTAGGAGCAAGCCAGAGGGTGGGTGGACTGGGCTGGGCAAGTTCACAGCACCAAAGCCTCAGTCAGCAACGCACCACCTAGAGagcacagaggaggaggaagagcattgTTCCTACAACATGTTTAATGCTACAGTGGAGGTAGATGGAAAGCAGATGAGGATGGAGGTTGACACGGGGGCCTCTGCCTCTGTCATAAGGGAGGAGACCTACAAACAAAAATGGGTCTCAAGACAGGTTTCTGCCCTCACACCGGCAGGGATCAGACTGTGTACGTACACCGGGGAGACCATACCATTGCTGGGGGCTCTAGAGGTGGACATTGCATACAACAGCCAGGAAGCGAGAGCACGGCTCCTGGTGGTGAAAGGGAATGGGCCTAGTTTACTAGGGCGTGACTGGCTAAACAAAATACAACTGAGCTGGGGTGAGATAAAACACACCCGAGTGACTGAGGATGTCATTCAAAAGTACCCAGAGATTTTCAAAGATGAACTGGGCACACTGCAGGGCACTGCAGTTAAGCTGTTCGTGGATCCTCAGGCCGAGCCTCGCTTTTTCAAGCCCAGGACAGTGCCTTACGCCATGAAAAAGAAAGTGGAAGATGAGTTGGAGCGGCTGCAGGAAGCAAACGTCATTACTCCCGTTCAGTTCTCCCGCTGGGCAGCTCCTATCGTTCCCGTTCTGAAAAGTGACGGCACGGTGCGTATATGTGGGGACTACAAATTCACCATCAACAGGGCCTCTAAGCTAGACGCTTACCCGCTGCCACGGGTGGAGGACTTGTTCGCGACACTGGCAGGAGGCCAGACGTTCTCAAAGCTTGACATGAGTCACGCCTACCAACAGCTCCTCCTGGACGAGGACTCAAAAGAGTATGTCACAGTGAACACGCACAAAGGCTTGTTCAGGTACAACCGCTTGGTTTTCGGAGTGGCGTCCAGCCCAGCCATTTTCCAGAGGACAATGGACAATCTGCTGCAGGGGATCCCTCATGTAGCAGTGTACCTGGATGACATCCTGGTTACAGGGGAGACGGAGGAGGAGCACCTCCACCATCTGGACCAGGTGTTAAAGAGATTCTCTGAGGCAGGGCTGCGCCTGAAGCGTAGCAAGTGCACATTCCAAGCACAGAGTGTGACATACCTAGGTCACAAGATCACAGTGCAGGGTCTGTGTCCTGTGGAGGACAAAGTCAGGGCAATCAAGGATGCTCCAAACCCCAAGAATGGGTCAGAGCTCAGGTCGTTCCTGGGCATGGTGAACTACTATGGTAAGTTCCTCCCAGAGCTGTCAACAGTGTTGGCTCCACTTTATCAGTTGCTCCACAAAGACTATAAATGGAAGTGGGGGCCAGCACAAGAGAAAGCTTTCAAGGAAGTGAAAGCACTACTACAATCAGCACAACTTCTGGTTAATTTTGACCAAGACAAATAGATCATCCTGTCATGCGACGCCTCACCCTATGGCGTCAGGGCAGTACTCTCTCATCAGATGGAGGACGGGTCAGAGAGACCCATTGGATTCACATCACGTACGCTGACGAGTGCTGAGAAGGGTTATTCACAGTTAGACAAGGAAGGTCTGGCCATAGTCTTTGCTGTGAAACGCTTCCATCAGTACCTCTACGGTCGTCATTTCACCATATgcactgaccacaaaccactgaTGAGCCTTTTTAGTGAATCAAGATGCATTCCGCCCATGGCTTCAGCAAGGTTACAGCGCTGGGCCCTGACACTGTCAGCTTACCAGTACACGATAGTGTATAGAGCGGGGAAGCACAATGCAAATGCAGATGCGCTCAGCCTACCAGAGATGCCTGCCACAACTGTGGTGCCTCCCGAGACAATTTTCCTAATGGAGAGATTGTCAAACTCACCTGTGAATGCCAAACAGATCAAACAGTGGACAGACCGGGATCCTATCCTGTCCCAAGTGAAAAGATTCCTGATGCAGGGTTGGCCTCCTGTCATAGAGGATGATGGACTAAGACCTTATGCAAAGCGCAAAACTGAGCTGAGTGTGCAGGATGGCTGCATACTCTGGGGGTCCAGAGTGGTTGTTCCACCCCCTGGCCGTGCACAAGTTATGGATGAGGTCCATGAGGCTCACCTGGGTGCCTCCCGGATGAAAAGTTTAGCCAGATCTTACATCTGGTGGCCTAACATGGATCAGGAGGTAGAAGACAAATTTAAATAATGTTCTGAGTGCCAGATCAACCAGAAGATGGCGCCGCCTGCGCCACTACATCTGTGGGAGTGGCCTGACCTCCCATGGTCCAGGCTGCATATAGATTTTGCAGGCCCTTTCATGGGTCACATGTTCCTTGTCATGGTGGACGCACACACCAAGTGTCTGGAGGCGCACATCATGAGCAACATCACAGTGACCACAACCATCGAAAAGCTTCGGCAGGTGTTTTCAACCCATGGTCTGCCGGACTCTCTGGTGTCCGACAACGCAACAACGTTTACCTGTGACTTGTTCCAAGAATTCATGCGGAGAAACGGGATCCGCCATGTCCGCAGCGCCCGTTTCACCCGGCCTCATACGGCTTAGCGGAGCGGGCTGTGCAGACAATGAAAGAGGGGCTCAAAAGGATGACTGGGGGAACCATCACAACTAAGCTCTCTCGGTTCTTGTTCCAGTACCGCATCACGCCACAAACAACAACAGGACAGGCTCCAGCGGTGATGTTAATGGGCAGGAAGCCAAAAGCTCACCTGGATCTACTGCGTCCGAACATCAGAGCACGAGTGGAACGGAAGCAGGagaaacaaaaagagagacaTGACCACCACGCAAGGGAGAGACAGTTAAAACCCAATGACACTGTCTACATCCGCAACTTCACAAGCAGCCAACGCTGGTTGCCAGGTATCAGAGTCAGAGTGGTCCCGTCTCCTTTGTGGTCAAACTGACTGATGGGCGAGTCATGCGCAGACACCAGGACCATCTCCGCCtgcgctatgacaaagacaagacCATGTTTTCAGACGGAACAGCTGTGGGTGGTAGTATACAAGTTGAAATCCCACAGGAAACAGCATCTGAGGAACAGGGGCATTCAGTGGTTCCAGCAGAGGGTGATGGACATTCTCTCACAAACACCCAACCCGCTCCTGTGCCCTCAGACCGAGCTCCACTGGGACACGCCTTACCTGTGTCTCGTAGCACACCAGGAGTACTGCGCAGATCACAACGTAGTCACAAGCCTCCTGTAAGACTAACTCTGTAGTTGAGACTGAGCGACTCATGGTGTTAGTGTTTGTTTGgagcagcagacctagttgaaaaGAAATAAGGACTGtcattttattgttgttgttttggttacATTTACGGTAACACCAGCAGAAGTTCTACAGTGAGAACCTTGGgatggtgctgactgacagatGTTCTCCATTGTTCTTTCATAACTTTCAAAGGCACCCTATTTATTTTTATTCCATCCATAATACCTGATTGGTTTAATTACGTTATTGTCATTGACCCTGCATTCAGACCTGCAGGTGAAGATGACTCCTGGAACAGAGGCAGGAAGGGGAACACTGAcctgtagcaccacctgtactctgactgacaaccccacctacatctggtacaagaacggaCACAAAGTAAAGGAGGACACTTCCAGCCTGTACTCAGAATACTTTAGTGATGTAGACTGCTACTCCTGTGCTGTAAAAGGCCATGAGGATCTCCACTCTCCTGCTGTGTGTGAGTCTGGAATTTTTAATTAAGATGTTATATAAATGCAGTTTAGTTCAGGTTGTGAGACTAATGTCAATTAATCACTAAATACTGATCATTGTCAAAGTGAAGAGGAGTGCACCTCtgatttccttccccctctccctcggcCTGAGAAGTGAAACATGTCGTCATTGATGTCAGATGATGGAGATGATGTCATCATTAGAACCTTGAAGGGATCTTTGCCCAGTGAACCTCCTCTATGATGACCATGTTGTAAACACTAAGGGGGCTGACATCTGTTGTTATCATGTGTtttactgtgtatgtatgtatggtcaTGTGACTGGACATGTGACCTAAATCTGTGACCCCTTGTGATGTCACTTTGAGACTCACTGCCAGTCTGATGCCATAGGGTGCCTAGTAATTGCCCCGACAtgggataaataaataaagcttTTTAATTGAATATGGGGCATGTTCCAGGCAGACTAAATTGCAGTCACCTGCCTTCTCTCACAACACCTGGATAGGTGTTTGTTTAAGATGTCAGCTAACCCAATCATGTTATAGCAAACTGATGCACGACTGCACAGTCCGTGGCGTGGCACACAACCATGAGTCAGCCTGGAACGTCTCCAGTGTCCATGGGGTGTTCTAACATCCACACTAGACCACCTTAAATGAAACAAGTAGTGTGCTACTGTGGATATTGGAACAAGACCcataacaccttcctaatattgagttgctccacccccttttgccctcagaaaagcctcaattcgtcggggcatggactctacaaggtgtcaaaagcgttccacggggattctggcccatgttgactccaatgcttcctacagttgtgtcaagtttgctggatgtccttttggtggtggaccattcttgatacacacgggaaactgttgagcatgaaaaacccagcagcgttgtagttcttgacacactcaaaccagtgcgcctggcacctactactgtaccccattcaaaggcacttaaatcttttgtctcccccattcaccctctgaatgacacacatacgcaatccatgtctcaaggcttaaaaatccttctttaacctgtctcctccccttcatctacactgattgaagtggatttaacaagtgacatcaataagggatcaaagcttttACCTGGTCAGTTAatgtcatggaaatagcaggtgttcctaatattatgtacactcagtgtctGTTCAGTGGACTAATACAATTGAAGTTGACTAAAGTGACAATATGAGGAGTACAGAATGACTGTCAATCAGTTGTATTCATTCATAATAAAATACAGTTTTATCAAATCAGATGAAGTTTCAttattaaatgtaatttttatcTGTATCTTTACCCGGTGCCACGTGGCGTATATTTACGTTTCACTCTCTGATTGGATTGTCTGAATTCACTCGTCGAGTGAcaatttaaagaaaaaaaactaCATTGATGAAAGATGTGAATCCCTCTACCCTGGCAAAGACATagaccatatctaggaaaacGATTTAGGCTTTGACTGTTTCTCTCTGCCCCTGGCCCCAATCCTTTCTGTCTGCGTCCCTTTTCTCCACCTTTCCGAAGTGTGCACTAACAATTaatcaccaaaacacacacacacacacacacacacacacacacacacacacacacacacacacacacacacacacacacacacaaaggcagtgTTAACTGAGTTGTCTCATTTCAGGTGGAGAGTTCAGACCCTGTGAAGAGAAAGAGAGCTTCACTAACAGGTGACATTAATACAATTGTCTCAGAATGATTATTTCTATTCACTGAAATGACCCCAGTTtaacactgtatgtgtgtgttctcctccAGAGAAGGGTATTCAGTTGTTTAAGCAGGGCCAGTACTCTCAGGATGTGGACATGTTCTCTGAGGCTATCCACTGTTACCCCAAAGACCACAGGTACACCTTAAAGCTTGTCCTCTAACCTATGACCCCAAACACCACAGGTACACAACATAAAATATCACTATACTCCCACCTGAAATTAGATTTGTGTAATCTTGTccaaactctctctgtctctgtctctgtctctctctctctctggttctttgGGAATAATTGATACAGCTACGGGTGTTTGGAGATCTACTCCTCTGACTTATCAGATGCTCAGAAGTCTATCCAGCTTGCTCCTGATTGGCCAAATGGATACTTCCACAAAGGGAGTGCACTAACAGAGTTGAAGGTCACTATCTGAGCTATCTACTGTGAACGTGCACAATgctttgtgtgtttgtctgtctgtcagaatTCTGACTATCTcgccatctctcttcctccccctcctctcttctctccagcgGTATGGTGAGGCAGAGAGGGCCATGTAacacagtggaggctcctcagaggaggaaggggagggccaTCCCCCTTAGTGAAtttcattaaaaaagttatcctttttagatgaaACTATGTAATCAAATaaatgattaaaacacactattttgcaatgaaggtctatagtagcctcaacagcactgtgtagggtagcaccatggtgtaggtggaggacagctagcttccgtccccTGGTACATTGAATTTCATACAAAACCCAAGAGGCTCATGGTTCTTGCCCCCTTCCattgacttacacagtaattatgacaagttCCAGAgcatgtcctccaacctatcagagctcttgcagaatgaactgacattttgtccacccaatcaaaggatctgcgaatgaatctagtactgaaagtataagctacagctagatagcactgcagtgcataacatgtggtgagtagttgactcaaagagaaagacaatagttgaacagttttgaacaaaacaaacacatttcttccaaaatgaaggagaagcaagatagagagcgatagagagatatTTCGTAAttctttttcactttcacttacttagccaGCAAATGCAGCtatctagtttagcctactcaaacaccctgctcaaacagagggatgctatgttagctagatgtctatgactatccaacagaacactggaactcttccaactcaaggtaagcttttggttttactaattta
Proteins encoded in this window:
- the LOC123733208 gene encoding uncharacterized protein, whose protein sequence is MSDGEQVPLDGNTDGDNQQQVKIANEDQGQVGVIMAMFGTITEFVEENEDWTEYVERLGHFFLANGIIDEAKQRSILLSVCGAKTYKLMRNLPTLRRPGEIPFGDLVALIQTHHNPKPSVIVQRFKFNCHFRKTGQSVANFVAELRELSEHCEFGAMLEDMLHDRLVCCINEDSIQRRLLGEATLTFKRALELSQGMEMAASNVKNIQKANSESCAVHQVTKEVAGKRGKAVECFRCGGTHYGNNCKFMETVCHNCNKKGHLEKNAGVLGASQRVGGLGWASSQHQSLSQQRTT